In a single window of the Azotosporobacter soli genome:
- a CDS encoding GntR family transcriptional regulator produces the protein MEERRLLPIKLDSYQPLREVVCETLRNAIVAGTLKPGERLMEIQVAEELGVSRTPVREAIRKLELEGFVVMIPRRGTYVSDLSIKDVNEVYEVRTALDVLAAGLAVERITEEELEEMERLLVIFGECIEANDLDKIVEADGKFHDILYKATRNERLVGIVNNLREQLTRFRSLSMSYPGRLKDMLEEHTRLVEALGQRNASVARKLANDHMANAEQTLLKTMLERRQHGEQ, from the coding sequence ATGGAAGAACGTCGTTTGTTGCCGATTAAACTGGACAGCTATCAACCGCTGCGCGAGGTGGTATGCGAAACATTGCGCAATGCGATTGTCGCGGGCACCTTGAAACCGGGCGAACGTCTGATGGAGATTCAGGTGGCCGAAGAATTGGGCGTCAGCCGTACGCCGGTGCGCGAGGCGATTCGCAAGCTGGAATTGGAAGGCTTTGTCGTCATGATTCCGCGGCGCGGTACGTATGTTTCCGATTTGTCGATCAAGGATGTCAATGAGGTGTATGAAGTGAGAACCGCGCTGGATGTACTGGCAGCCGGACTGGCGGTAGAACGGATTACGGAAGAAGAATTGGAAGAGATGGAACGTCTTTTGGTCATCTTTGGCGAGTGCATCGAAGCGAACGATTTGGACAAGATCGTCGAAGCGGACGGCAAATTTCATGATATTTTATATAAAGCGACGCGCAATGAGCGTTTGGTTGGCATTGTGAACAATTTACGCGAACAGCTGACGCGTTTTCGTTCGCTCTCGATGTCGTATCCGGGCCGTCTCAAGGACATGCTGGAAGAGCATACGCGTCTGGTCGAAGCGCTTGGCCAGCGTAATGCCTCGGTCGCGCGGAAACTGGCCAATGATCATATGGCCAATGCGGAACAAACGTTGTTAAAGACCATGCTCGAACGTAGGCAGCATGGTGAACAATAG
- a CDS encoding nucleotidyltransferase family protein has product MYDAIILAGGENKGPLRGCSDQPYEALIEIAGKPMVSFVAVALAAVPEIETIWVVGPAAQLAACPLPPKAKLLEGGASIIETIRLGLAKLEPGRKAIVATGDIPLLTPEAVQEFLRLCRQQAAEVYYPIISRELNDAHYPGSKRTYVRFTDGVYTGGNLFLVDPVVVPRCVAVAEKIIANRKNPLQLCRILGWGFVVRFILGRLSLEKVKDRVAQLLGVSGAVIYSQHPQVGIDVDKPSDLELVRDVFARTVDAARQ; this is encoded by the coding sequence ATGTACGATGCCATTATACTGGCTGGCGGCGAAAACAAGGGACCCCTGCGCGGGTGTTCGGACCAGCCGTATGAGGCGCTGATTGAAATTGCCGGAAAGCCGATGGTTTCTTTTGTTGCCGTGGCGTTGGCGGCCGTACCTGAGATCGAAACAATCTGGGTCGTCGGCCCGGCGGCCCAGCTGGCAGCTTGTCCGCTGCCGCCTAAGGCCAAGCTGCTGGAAGGCGGCGCTTCGATCATCGAAACGATCCGGTTGGGTTTGGCGAAATTGGAACCTGGACGAAAAGCGATTGTGGCTACGGGCGATATTCCGCTATTGACGCCGGAAGCGGTGCAGGAATTTCTGCGTCTTTGTCGGCAGCAGGCCGCGGAAGTCTATTATCCGATTATCAGCCGCGAGCTGAATGATGCGCATTATCCCGGCAGCAAACGGACGTATGTGCGTTTTACCGATGGCGTTTATACGGGGGGGAATCTGTTTCTTGTTGATCCGGTCGTGGTGCCGCGTTGTGTCGCGGTAGCGGAAAAAATCATCGCCAATCGAAAGAATCCGCTGCAGCTCTGCCGGATTCTTGGCTGGGGCTTTGTCGTCCGCTTTATTCTCGGCCGTCTGAGCCTGGAAAAGGTGAAGGACCGTGTCGCCCAATTGCTTGGCGTTAGCGGCGCTGTCATTTATTCACAGCATCCGCAGGTTGGAATCGATGTGGACAAACCAAGCGATCTGGAGTTGGTGCGCGATGTTTTTGCGCGCACGGTCGACGCTGCAAGGCAATGA
- the purR gene encoding pur operon repressor produces MEKLRRVERVAALTKLLTDMPGHLFSLGAFSQTFGAAKSTLSEDMVTIRQALAELGMGLLETVPGAAGGVRYLPNYSKERMQAVLDELAVKLSAPERIIPGGFLYMTDLLFQADRMARVGEIFRTRFAHLQPDYIMTVETKGIPLAFMTARAFGIPLVTARRGSKVTEGSSVNINYVTGSSKRIQTMSLPRRAIEPGSKVLIIDDFMKAGGTARGMADLAQEVGGRVVGIGVLVATIEPEEKLIENYLALLTLHAVEQQKKTIDIRPLQPDAALAE; encoded by the coding sequence ATGGAAAAACTGCGACGAGTGGAACGGGTGGCGGCGCTTACGAAGCTGCTGACCGATATGCCCGGTCATCTTTTTTCGCTGGGCGCTTTCAGCCAGACCTTCGGCGCGGCCAAATCAACGCTGAGTGAAGACATGGTCACGATACGCCAGGCGTTGGCTGAACTTGGCATGGGACTCCTGGAAACCGTACCGGGCGCTGCAGGCGGCGTGCGCTATCTGCCTAACTATTCTAAAGAACGCATGCAGGCGGTTCTCGATGAATTGGCGGTGAAGCTGTCGGCGCCGGAGCGGATCATTCCGGGCGGTTTTTTGTATATGACGGACTTGCTCTTTCAGGCGGATCGAATGGCGCGGGTGGGCGAAATATTTCGCACCCGCTTTGCGCATTTGCAGCCCGACTATATCATGACGGTCGAGACGAAGGGGATTCCGCTGGCTTTCATGACGGCCAGAGCCTTCGGCATTCCGCTTGTGACAGCGCGGCGCGGCAGTAAAGTGACGGAAGGATCGTCGGTCAATATCAATTATGTGACCGGGTCGTCAAAACGCATCCAGACGATGTCGTTGCCGCGCCGGGCGATCGAACCGGGGTCCAAGGTCTTGATCATTGACGATTTCATGAAAGCCGGCGGCACGGCGCGCGGCATGGCGGATCTGGCGCAGGAAGTCGGCGGCCGGGTTGTCGGAATCGGCGTTTTGGTCGCGACGATCGAGCCGGAAGAAAAACTGATTGAGAATTATCTGGCGCTATTAACGCTGCATGCGGTGGAACAGCAAAAGAAAACGATCGATATTCGTCCGTTGCAGCCTGATGCGGCCTTGGCGGAATAA
- the glmU gene encoding bifunctional UDP-N-acetylglucosamine diphosphorylase/glucosamine-1-phosphate N-acetyltransferase GlmU: protein MAEWLTVILAAGKGTRMKSALPKVLHKVGGKPMVQQVMDAATQAGASRNIVVVGFGGDEVKTAIGEQAQCVVQQEQLGTGHAVMQAQGLLAGFSGTVMVLAGDTPLLTEALLKRLHQEHEAKGAAATVLTFIPDDAAAYGRVVRNEAGQVVKIVERKDATEEEAAIREVNSAIYCFDCKALLDALGKINCDNAQGEYYLTDVIGILAARGDLVWAVVADDHQDTMGINSRRQLAEAEQIMRRRKLEQLMDDGVTVMDPASTYVDAQVQVGRDTILYPNTWLEGATVIGENCAIGPDVRLQNVAVGDGCTLHFLYGHDCRVGDGVIAGPYVHLRPQTKLADKVKIGNFVEVKNSSIGQGSKIPHLSYIGDADMGAGVNMGCGCVTVNYDGKQKHRTTIADGAFVGCNANLVAPVTVGEGAYVAAGSTITKDVPAESLGVARARQTNIDGWTKRR, encoded by the coding sequence ATGGCGGAATGGCTGACCGTTATTTTGGCGGCGGGCAAAGGGACGCGGATGAAATCGGCGCTGCCCAAAGTATTGCACAAAGTGGGCGGCAAACCGATGGTGCAACAGGTGATGGATGCTGCGACACAGGCGGGTGCTTCGCGCAATATCGTGGTAGTCGGTTTTGGCGGCGATGAGGTCAAAACGGCGATTGGCGAGCAGGCGCAGTGCGTTGTGCAGCAGGAACAGTTGGGCACCGGGCACGCGGTGATGCAGGCGCAGGGGCTTTTGGCGGGGTTTAGCGGTACGGTGATGGTACTGGCGGGCGATACGCCGCTCTTGACGGAGGCGCTTTTAAAACGACTGCATCAGGAGCATGAAGCGAAAGGCGCTGCGGCGACGGTACTGACTTTTATTCCGGATGATGCGGCCGCGTACGGCCGGGTTGTCCGCAACGAAGCGGGACAGGTCGTCAAGATCGTTGAACGCAAGGACGCTACGGAAGAAGAAGCGGCGATTCGCGAAGTGAACTCCGCGATTTACTGTTTCGATTGCAAGGCCTTGCTTGACGCATTGGGAAAAATCAATTGCGACAACGCGCAGGGCGAGTATTACCTAACCGACGTCATCGGCATATTGGCCGCACGGGGCGATTTGGTCTGGGCGGTAGTGGCCGATGATCACCAAGACACGATGGGCATCAATTCGCGTCGCCAACTGGCCGAAGCGGAACAGATCATGCGGCGGCGCAAGCTGGAGCAGCTGATGGATGACGGCGTCACCGTCATGGATCCGGCCAGCACCTATGTCGACGCGCAGGTTCAGGTCGGACGGGATACGATTCTCTATCCGAATACCTGGCTCGAAGGCGCGACGGTGATTGGCGAAAACTGTGCGATCGGTCCTGACGTCAGGCTGCAAAATGTTGCGGTCGGCGACGGCTGTACGCTGCATTTTCTTTACGGACACGACTGCCGGGTTGGCGACGGCGTCATTGCCGGACCGTATGTTCATCTGCGTCCGCAGACGAAACTGGCCGACAAGGTTAAAATCGGCAATTTCGTCGAAGTGAAAAACAGTTCGATCGGGCAAGGCAGCAAGATTCCGCATCTGAGCTATATCGGCGATGCCGATATGGGGGCGGGCGTCAATATGGGTTGCGGTTGCGTGACCGTCAATTACGACGGTAAGCAGAAGCATCGCACGACAATTGCCGACGGCGCGTTTGTCGGCTGCAATGCCAACTTGGTCGCACCGGTGACGGTCGGCGAAGGCGCCTATGTGGCGGCCGGATCGACGATTACCAAGGATGTTCCCGCCGAATCGCTTGGTGTAGCCC